DNA sequence from the Leopardus geoffroyi isolate Oge1 chromosome A3, O.geoffroyi_Oge1_pat1.0, whole genome shotgun sequence genome:
GAGAGGAAATAATAAGATGAGTTTTGAGACCAATGTTCTCCCTGTGGCAGTGTGTCTGTTGCAGGTCCTTATCCCATTCTGTGCATAGAAACCTGATACAGGCAGGCACCTGCAGTGGATGTGTTGGGACCTCACAGACAAGGAGGCAGGAATCTCCTGGTAGGGAAGGGAAAGGTTGTGAGTGCATGGAGGCATGCATCCTTCCAGAAAGAAACAGCCAAAATGGGAAAATGCTCTGAATTGTGATTGTGATTTCTCACTCCTCTTCCctttgggaaaggagaaagagaagcccagaAGACACAAAGATAACAGAAGTTATCCCTCTTTCACTCCTAGCAGTGCCAGGAAGATCTAGGGGTGCAGAAGCAGCagggccagcccagcccagtccagccctggaaggaaaaaaggaacaaggcGTGTGCCCCCTTGGCTGAGGTGCCATGGCCAGATTCTGCCAGAGCCTGCTGCTCCTGGTGGCCACTGTGGCCCTTGTATCCAGAAGTGTTCATGCCTGGGGCAGGCCAAAGGTGGTGAGGAAATTCCAAGACATCCCTGAAACCTACGTCTATGTGCAACAAGCACTGTGGTTTGCCATGAAAGAATTTAATAAGACCAGCAAAGACAAGTACAGCTACAAGGTGGTGAAGGTCCTGAAATCCCAGGAGCAGGTCAGTGAGcattttcttcttgctctttctctccaaGATGCAGTCATGGGGGTGCCATTATCCATGGAGGGCCACA
Encoded proteins:
- the LOC123580578 gene encoding cystatin-13-like; translated protein: MARFCQSLLLLVATVALVSRSVHAWGRPKVVRKFQDIPETYVYVQQALWFAMKEFNKTSKDKYSYKVVKVLKSQEQVTESLDYFLEVKIARTMCKKISGENENCLLQQDPQMQKMFYCTFIVATKPWEFEFTMLKKQCKEV